The following coding sequences are from one Chloroflexota bacterium window:
- the miaA gene encoding tRNA (adenosine(37)-N6)-dimethylallyltransferase MiaA, with protein sequence MARSTPLIAILGPTAVGKTALAVNLAREWRGEIVSADSRQVYRRMDIGTAKPMHAERGGVPHHLIDVVNPDEAFSLAEYQHRAYETIAAIHARGNVPLFVGGSGLYVRAVLEGLTIPRVAPNHARRAELEQTDAHALYARLQQLDALAAERIDPRNKRRVIRAIEVCEAGGKPVSALQSRAAPDYRVLRIGLTMPREQLYERINARVDAMLNAGLVEEVRGLIAQGYSVDLPAMSGLGYRQIALYINGAAPLAEAVRLLKRDTRRFVHHQYSWFRLDDERIHWFDVSSPRDTEIHSLVAQHLRACETAET encoded by the coding sequence ATGGCACGCTCGACACCTCTCATTGCCATCCTGGGTCCGACGGCGGTGGGCAAAACCGCGTTGGCGGTGAACCTTGCGCGTGAATGGCGCGGCGAAATCGTTTCCGCTGATTCGCGCCAAGTGTATCGTCGGATGGACATCGGCACCGCCAAGCCAATGCACGCCGAGCGCGGCGGCGTGCCGCACCACTTGATTGATGTGGTCAATCCGGACGAAGCGTTTTCGCTCGCCGAGTACCAACATCGCGCGTACGAGACGATTGCCGCGATTCACGCGCGCGGCAACGTGCCGCTCTTCGTTGGTGGCAGCGGGTTGTACGTGCGCGCGGTGCTCGAAGGGTTGACGATTCCACGCGTCGCGCCGAATCACGCGCGCCGCGCCGAACTGGAACAAACGGACGCGCACGCGTTGTACGCGCGGCTACAACAACTTGATGCGTTGGCGGCGGAACGGATTGATCCGCGCAACAAACGGCGCGTGATTCGCGCGATTGAAGTGTGCGAAGCGGGGGGCAAACCGGTCAGCGCGTTGCAATCGCGCGCCGCGCCGGATTATCGCGTGCTGCGCATCGGCTTGACGATGCCGCGCGAGCAATTGTACGAACGCATCAACGCGCGCGTGGACGCGATGTTGAACGCGGGGCTGGTCGAAGAAGTGCGCGGGTTGATCGCGCAGGGATACTCGGTGGACTTGCCGGCGATGAGCGGTCTGGGTTATCGGCAGATCGCGCTGTACATCAATGGCGCGGCGCCGCTCGCGGAAGCCGTGCGCTTACTCAAACGCGATACGCGGCGGTTCGTGCATCATCAGTACAGTTGGTTTCGCCTCGACGATGAACGCATTCATTGGTTCGACGTCTCGTCGCCGCGCGACACGGAGATTCACAGTCTCGTCGCGCAACATCTGCGCGCGTGTGAAACTGCGGAAACGTAG
- a CDS encoding methyltransferase domain-containing protein, translating into MSVDPQMIQRAIAGMYDELSARYERVVAPVYRPMAKRLVQLIDLRPGWVALDAGAGTGLVALLAAPRVGKTGRIIGVDASEQMLAFARVHAAQFGFSQCEFRIGDLNALDLPEASCDAVLSQFALHYTDPARSLAEFYRVLKPDGILALQIWAMDSSAPHKTMYDVLTPYRAKEETDVLAHLRAQSTRAYLFRQTFGAVDQITRAVELAGFENVDARQEHYPARVADREAFLEFADASPLLHAEIAALPADVRTRYLDAARVALERFQAASGFAWTFHTLALIARK; encoded by the coding sequence ATGTCCGTTGACCCGCAAATGATTCAACGCGCGATTGCCGGCATGTACGACGAATTGTCCGCGCGCTATGAACGCGTCGTCGCGCCGGTCTATCGCCCGATGGCGAAACGATTGGTGCAGTTGATTGACTTGCGCCCCGGTTGGGTCGCGCTTGATGCCGGCGCCGGAACGGGGTTGGTCGCGTTGCTCGCCGCGCCGCGCGTCGGCAAGACCGGCAGAATCATCGGCGTGGACGCGTCGGAGCAGATGCTCGCGTTCGCGCGCGTACACGCCGCGCAGTTCGGTTTTTCGCAGTGTGAGTTTCGGATTGGCGATCTCAATGCGCTCGATCTGCCGGAGGCGTCGTGCGACGCGGTGTTGTCACAATTCGCGTTGCATTACACCGATCCCGCGCGCAGTCTCGCCGAATTCTATCGCGTGCTCAAGCCGGACGGCATCCTCGCGCTGCAAATCTGGGCGATGGATTCGTCTGCGCCGCACAAGACGATGTACGACGTGCTGACGCCGTATCGTGCGAAAGAAGAAACGGACGTGTTGGCGCACTTGCGCGCGCAATCCACGCGCGCGTATTTGTTTCGTCAAACGTTTGGGGCGGTAGATCAAATCACGCGCGCGGTTGAATTGGCGGGGTTTGAAAATGTAGACGCGCGCCAGGAACACTATCCGGCGCGCGTGGCTGATCGCGAGGCGTTTCTGGAGTTTGCGGATGCTTCGCCGTTATTGCACGCGGAGATCGCGGCTTTGCCGGCGGACGTGCGGACGCGTTATCTCGACGCGGCGCGCGTGGCGCTTGAACGTTTTCAAGCGGCGAGCGGTTTCGCGTGGACGTTCCACACGCTTGCGCTCATCGCGCGCAAGTAA
- a CDS encoding DUF2723 domain-containing protein yields the protein MGYRDRWVYALLAASAFALYFRTMSPTVLDGDSGEYQHMAYYLGVPHSTGYPLYILLAKLFTWLPVGDVAYRVNLFSVVAAALVPPVVYAIARRLIRQRVPALLAAFALIVTPSLWGAAAQAEVYALHLLIGALALFCALRWYQDGAPRDFYALALTCGFGLTHHRVFVFLAPALALIVWFNRARVTRAMFGRGALLVLLPLILYAYIPIRANQLIAQQSPVNWDLYPREDAMVKGTVSAYYNNTLYGFFNLVTGFDNRNKLGFKSPLDEADRLNLATTLLLDQFTLVGIVIAALGAWQSFKRNRREFLFLLVAGAGVGFIAIYLRGTSTVYYFSLAYLVVALWIGFGADAIIRFAARVPIKHFTRAPALALSLVPLTVLVLHFSEMDQSQYYLARDNAQAVLRDNLAPNAVVIAPWEVSEPMRYYQFVENQRPDLLVVNISPIWPQFERLMKRARELNRPFYFVEFNPELRSTPGPRSVQAVPLPLLNAPQPRYALHDARIVPEVDILGYDLDPDPPQPGKPTRVLVYYRANARMYPMYSSLLGVNDLTGKPWSDYPGFPASFYFPTYRWQAGDYYRDAFTVNLPADAPAGLYNLDLYWYVYDLDTRKPDYNRESRVALGEIRVGDFTTANISHANIMRVGPAIAFLGWSSAPATNSNTLDLARGQSLALDLYWRAVREPNEAYTVFVHLVDANGRVVADADAPPLSGLYPTNRWRTGEPLRDRHTLKIPADLAPGNYTIAIGMYLPATGARLPIGITNVADSLGLTQVVVR from the coding sequence ATGGGCTATCGTGACCGCTGGGTCTACGCACTATTGGCGGCAAGCGCCTTTGCGTTGTATTTTCGCACGATGTCGCCGACCGTGCTGGATGGCGATAGCGGCGAATACCAGCACATGGCGTACTACCTGGGCGTGCCGCATTCAACCGGCTATCCGCTGTATATTCTCCTCGCTAAACTTTTCACTTGGCTCCCGGTTGGCGACGTCGCGTATCGCGTCAACCTGTTTTCGGTTGTCGCCGCCGCGCTCGTTCCCCCCGTCGTCTACGCGATCGCGCGCCGGCTGATTCGTCAACGCGTCCCGGCATTGCTTGCCGCGTTCGCGTTGATCGTCACGCCTTCGCTGTGGGGCGCGGCGGCGCAAGCCGAAGTGTACGCGTTGCATTTGCTGATCGGCGCGCTCGCGCTGTTCTGTGCGTTGCGGTGGTATCAAGACGGCGCGCCGCGCGATTTTTACGCGCTTGCACTAACGTGCGGATTCGGCTTGACACACCATCGCGTCTTTGTGTTTCTTGCGCCCGCGCTCGCGCTGATAGTGTGGTTCAATCGCGCGCGCGTCACGCGCGCGATGTTTGGACGTGGCGCGTTGCTCGTTCTGTTGCCGCTCATCTTGTACGCGTACATTCCGATTCGCGCGAATCAGTTGATCGCGCAACAAAGCCCGGTGAACTGGGATTTGTACCCGCGCGAAGACGCGATGGTCAAGGGTACCGTGAGCGCGTACTATAACAACACGCTGTACGGATTTTTCAACCTCGTCACCGGTTTCGACAATCGCAACAAACTTGGCTTCAAGTCGCCGCTCGACGAAGCCGACCGGCTCAATCTCGCGACGACGTTGTTGCTCGATCAGTTCACGCTTGTCGGCATTGTGATCGCCGCGCTCGGTGCATGGCAATCGTTCAAACGGAATCGCCGCGAATTTCTGTTTCTGCTCGTTGCCGGTGCGGGCGTTGGTTTCATCGCGATATATTTGCGTGGAACATCCACGGTTTACTATTTTTCGCTCGCGTATCTAGTGGTGGCATTGTGGATTGGTTTTGGCGCGGATGCGATAATCCGGTTCGCCGCGCGCGTGCCGATCAAACATTTCACGCGCGCGCCCGCGCTCGCGCTATCGCTCGTGCCGTTGACGGTTCTCGTTCTGCATTTCTCCGAAATGGACCAGAGTCAGTACTATCTCGCGCGCGACAACGCGCAAGCCGTGTTGCGCGACAACCTCGCGCCGAACGCAGTCGTCATCGCGCCCTGGGAAGTGTCCGAGCCGATGCGCTATTATCAGTTTGTCGAAAACCAGCGTCCCGATTTGCTCGTCGTCAACATCAGCCCCATCTGGCCCCAGTTCGAGCGCCTCATGAAGCGCGCGCGCGAGTTGAATCGTCCGTTTTATTTTGTCGAGTTCAATCCCGAACTGCGCTCCACGCCCGGACCGCGTTCCGTCCAAGCCGTGCCGCTGCCGCTGTTGAACGCGCCGCAACCGCGTTACGCGTTGCACGACGCGCGCATCGTTCCCGAAGTGGACATCCTGGGTTACGATCTCGATCCCGATCCGCCACAGCCGGGCAAGCCGACGCGCGTCCTGGTTTACTATCGCGCGAATGCACGGATGTATCCGATGTACTCGTCGCTATTGGGCGTGAATGATCTCACCGGCAAACCCTGGAGCGATTACCCTGGTTTTCCCGCGTCGTTCTATTTTCCGACGTATCGCTGGCAAGCCGGCGATTATTATCGCGACGCGTTCACGGTGAATTTGCCGGCGGACGCGCCCGCCGGTTTGTACAATCTCGATTTGTATTGGTACGTGTACGATCTCGACACGCGCAAGCCGGATTACAACCGCGAGTCGCGCGTCGCGCTCGGCGAAATTCGCGTTGGCGATTTCACCACGGCGAACATATCCCACGCGAATATCATGCGCGTGGGTCCGGCGATTGCATTCCTGGGTTGGAGCAGCGCGCCCGCGACAAACTCGAACACGCTCGACCTCGCGCGCGGACAATCGCTCGCGCTCGATCTGTACTGGCGCGCGGTTCGCGAGCCAAACGAAGCGTACACCGTGTTCGTCCATCTTGTCGACGCGAACGGACGCGTAGTCGCGGACGCGGACGCGCCGCCGCTGAGCGGCTTGTATCCGACGAATCGTTGGCGCACGGGCGAGCCACTCCGCGACCGGCACACGCTCAAAATTCCGGCGGACCTTGCGCCAGGCAATTACACGATTGCGATTGGCATGTATCTTCCCGCGACCGGCGCGCGGTTGCCAATAGGTATAACGAACGTCGCCGACAGTCTTGGATTGACCCAGGTCGTCGTCCGATGA